A region from the Afifella aestuarii genome encodes:
- the treS gene encoding maltose alpha-D-glucosyltransferase has protein sequence MIDRSDTEWYKDAIVYQLHVKAFLDSNGDGVGDFGGLLERLDYIESLGVTAIWLLPFYPSPLRDDGYDIADYRAINPSYGTMRDFRRFVSEAHQRGIRVITELVINHTSDQHPWFQRARNAKPGSAARNYYVWSDTDQKYQGTRIIFLDTETSNWTWDPVAEGFFWHRFYSHQPDLNFDNPRVMKEVLSVMRFWLDMGVDGLRLDAIPYLVERDGTNNENLPETHVVLKQIRSDLDENYSDRMLLAEANQWPEDTRPYFGEGDECHMAFHFPLMPRMYMALAQEDRHPITDIIRQTPEIPDPCQWAIFLRNHDELTLEMVTDTERDYLWRTYASDQKARINLGIRRRLAPLMQNDRRKIELMNALLLSMPGTPVLYYGDEIGMGDNYFLGDRDGVRTPMQWSGDRNGGFSRANPQQLYLPPVQDPIHGYEAINVEAQQSDPSSLLNWMRRMVTVRKQHKVFGRGEMTFLYPGNRKILAYIRSYEDEDILCVANLSRSAQAVELDLSRFRHRVPVELSGHSAFPAIGELPYMLTLPGYGFFWFLLTEETDVPQWHTPAPDVMPEFITVTTRADLSAALSGRDGRQLEAQALPEFLQRQRWFAGKGGTIDGVSLSPLTSVAEGRTVIATVDVTLRNEETQRYFLPLSALWGEENLHFGAPKLSYTLAKIRRGPRVGALVDAAFDEDFARALLRAMAAGEPVAASDGELVFAGQADLAEAAEETDVRPLGVEQSNVSVIIGDRALLKVYRRLREGDQPEVEVARFLTDVAGFDNTPQLLGTVEYRPNDGEPTALAAVFSFVRNQGDGWAVLVDALDRDLEATALNAVAAAEPAPAAAPIPFGHPLDLPMNMGLRTAEMHVALAAETDLPAFKVEPLEQEDVGAMAVDVASLADQAIERLEAMAATLPAETREMAADLAERRGALQAELEDLASSPPSGGKSRIHGDYHLGQVLVSQADIVIIDFEGEPQRSLAERRAKSSPLRDVAGMLRSFDYAAAAAERQFLARHMEVPEAIRERAQQWRDKAVADFRASYFARMEGVPTLPNDEAAAERLLRLFLLQKGFYEILYEAANRPDWIDIPLRGVLNLITTEAKL, from the coding sequence GTGATCGATCGCTCCGACACCGAATGGTACAAGGACGCGATCGTCTATCAGCTGCACGTCAAAGCGTTCCTCGATTCGAACGGGGATGGCGTGGGTGACTTTGGCGGTCTTCTCGAACGCCTCGATTACATCGAGAGCTTGGGCGTCACCGCGATCTGGCTCCTGCCGTTCTATCCCTCGCCCCTCCGCGACGACGGCTACGACATCGCGGACTACCGCGCGATCAATCCGTCTTACGGCACGATGCGCGATTTCCGCCGCTTCGTGTCGGAGGCCCATCAGCGCGGCATTCGGGTGATCACCGAGCTCGTCATCAACCACACCTCCGACCAGCATCCCTGGTTCCAGCGGGCGCGCAACGCAAAGCCCGGATCGGCGGCGCGCAATTACTACGTCTGGAGTGACACCGATCAGAAATACCAGGGCACGCGGATCATCTTCCTCGACACGGAGACCTCGAACTGGACCTGGGATCCCGTCGCGGAAGGATTCTTCTGGCATCGCTTCTATTCCCACCAGCCGGATCTCAACTTCGACAATCCGCGGGTGATGAAGGAAGTGCTGTCGGTGATGCGCTTCTGGCTCGATATGGGGGTCGACGGGCTCCGGCTCGATGCCATTCCCTATCTCGTGGAGCGCGACGGCACCAACAACGAGAACCTGCCGGAGACGCATGTCGTCCTGAAACAGATCCGCAGCGATCTCGACGAGAATTACTCCGACCGGATGCTGCTCGCCGAAGCCAATCAATGGCCGGAGGATACGCGTCCCTATTTCGGCGAGGGCGACGAATGCCACATGGCGTTCCACTTCCCCTTGATGCCGCGCATGTACATGGCGCTGGCGCAGGAGGACCGCCATCCGATCACCGATATCATCCGTCAGACGCCGGAAATTCCGGATCCCTGCCAATGGGCGATTTTCCTGCGCAACCACGACGAGCTGACGCTCGAAATGGTCACGGATACGGAGCGCGACTATCTGTGGCGCACCTATGCGTCTGATCAGAAGGCGCGCATCAATCTCGGCATCCGCCGCCGTCTGGCGCCGCTCATGCAGAACGATCGCCGCAAGATCGAGTTGATGAATGCGCTCTTGTTGTCGATGCCGGGCACGCCCGTTCTCTATTACGGCGACGAGATCGGCATGGGCGACAATTACTTTCTGGGCGATCGCGACGGCGTGCGCACCCCCATGCAATGGTCGGGCGACCGCAATGGCGGTTTTTCGCGCGCCAATCCGCAGCAGCTTTATCTGCCGCCGGTGCAGGACCCGATCCACGGCTATGAAGCGATCAATGTCGAGGCGCAGCAATCCGACCCGTCATCGCTTCTGAACTGGATGCGGCGCATGGTGACCGTGCGCAAGCAGCACAAGGTCTTCGGCCGTGGCGAGATGACCTTCCTCTATCCGGGGAACCGGAAGATCCTCGCCTATATCCGCAGTTACGAAGACGAAGACATTCTCTGCGTCGCCAATCTTTCCCGCTCCGCCCAGGCCGTCGAGCTCGATCTGTCGCGCTTCCGTCACCGGGTTCCGGTAGAGCTTTCCGGCCATTCCGCTTTTCCGGCGATCGGTGAATTGCCCTACATGCTGACGCTGCCCGGTTACGGTTTCTTCTGGTTTCTTCTCACCGAGGAGACGGACGTGCCGCAATGGCACACGCCCGCACCCGACGTCATGCCCGAATTCATCACCGTCACTACACGCGCCGATTTGAGCGCCGCGCTCTCCGGCCGCGACGGCCGCCAGCTCGAAGCCCAGGCGCTGCCTGAGTTCCTGCAGCGCCAGCGCTGGTTCGCCGGCAAGGGCGGCACCATCGACGGGGTTTCGCTGTCGCCTCTGACGAGCGTGGCGGAGGGGCGCACCGTCATTGCGACCGTCGACGTGACGCTTCGCAACGAGGAGACGCAGCGTTACTTCCTGCCGCTCTCCGCGCTGTGGGGCGAAGAGAACCTGCATTTTGGCGCACCCAAGCTCTCCTACACGCTGGCCAAGATCAGACGGGGTCCGCGCGTGGGCGCACTTGTCGATGCGGCCTTTGACGAGGATTTCGCGAGAGCTCTGTTGAGGGCGATGGCGGCCGGGGAGCCGGTTGCCGCCAGCGACGGCGAGCTCGTCTTTGCCGGTCAGGCCGATCTCGCAGAAGCCGCCGAGGAGACGGATGTCCGGCCGCTTGGCGTCGAGCAGTCGAACGTCTCCGTCATTATCGGCGACCGCGCGCTCCTGAAGGTCTATCGCCGGCTGCGCGAGGGCGATCAGCCCGAGGTCGAGGTCGCGCGTTTCCTCACCGATGTCGCCGGCTTCGACAACACGCCGCAGCTCCTTGGAACGGTCGAATACCGTCCGAACGACGGTGAGCCGACGGCGCTTGCCGCGGTCTTCTCCTTTGTGCGCAATCAGGGCGACGGCTGGGCCGTTCTCGTCGATGCGCTCGACCGCGATCTGGAGGCGACGGCGCTCAACGCCGTGGCCGCCGCGGAGCCCGCCCCGGCGGCAGCCCCGATTCCCTTCGGGCATCCGCTCGACCTGCCCATGAATATGGGGCTGCGCACGGCAGAAATGCATGTGGCGCTTGCCGCCGAAACTGATCTGCCGGCTTTCAAGGTAGAGCCCTTGGAGCAGGAAGATGTGGGCGCGATGGCCGTCGATGTCGCAAGCCTCGCCGATCAGGCGATCGAGCGGCTCGAGGCGATGGCGGCGACGCTGCCTGCCGAAACGCGCGAGATGGCGGCCGATCTCGCCGAACGGCGCGGAGCGCTTCAGGCCGAGCTGGAAGACCTGGCGTCAAGCCCCCCGTCGGGTGGCAAGTCGCGCATCCACGGCGATTATCATCTGGGCCAGGTCCTCGTTTCCCAGGCCGATATCGTCATCATCGACTTCGAAGGCGAGCCGCAACGCTCGCTCGCGGAACGGCGCGCGAAGTCCTCGCCCCTGCGGGACGTCGCCGGCATGCTGCGCTCCTTCGACTATGCCGCAGCCGCAGCCGAACGCCAGTTTCT
- the putA gene encoding bifunctional proline dehydrogenase/L-glutamate gamma-semialdehyde dehydrogenase PutA gives MATDSRIAIRRAPYEDEEAVVRSRLAAINLDEAARKRAGAKAAGMVSALRADPAPHLMERFLSEYGLSTDEGVALMCLAEAYLRVPDAHTLDALIRDKIGGADWGSHRGQSESLLLNASSWGLMLTGRLYGSEGQDEQTEAHLIHTMRRMVQRVGEPVVRAAVAQSMKVLGAQFVLGRNIEEALRRAEPMRAKGYRYSYDMLGEAARTREDAEAYFRSYSNAISAIGKAAKAERVTDNPSISVKLSALHPRYETVQKERVLAELVPTLVQLMRQAKAAGIGLTVDAEEADRLDLSLQVMERALSEAEFADWDGFGFVVQAFSKASLPVLHWIVDLAERLDRRFAVRLVKGAYWDYEIKQAQILGLAAYPVFTRKPSTDVSYLAGASFLLAHCDRIFPQFATHNAHTACAILEIAPPDARFEFQRLHGMGEALHERLRKETGRPCRIYAPVGIHKDLLAYLVRRLLENGANSSFVHQLLDEDVPAEKLVEDPISLVEQAKPVAHPLIPLPPDIYEPERRNSKGWNLNNPLDLEALSEAMRPFEAAEWRAAPVIGGEESGGSARDVFNPAHPAEKVGIVVDADAETARHALGVAADAVAAWQGIGANARAEILERAATLYEENAAELIALATREAGKTRLDGVLEVREAADFLRYYANEARRLFSEGDAKRHGRGVFVCISPWNFPLAIFTGQLSAALVAGNAVVAKPAEQSPLTAAKAVALLHEAGVPKGVLNLVPGEGAVVGAALTSDPRVGGVCFTGSTDTAILIDRALAKAGPVRAPLVAETGGLNAMIVDSTALPEHAVRDIVQSAFQSAGQRCSALRALFVQEDVAPTLLKMLKGATEELVIGDPWDPATDVGPVIDEEARQTIETHVAKLTSEGRLLFTHEKMPGEGNFVAPVALRLDRFDELEREIFGPVLHVITFKAKEIDAVVAAINASGYGLTLGIHSRIDQRVERICDHAHVGNIYVNRNQIGAVVGVQPFGGEGLSGTGPKAGGPHYLARFTQPVEVTAAPLQGDDERPQVATLAPADLATLPDMSEWEANSARIMVLASAAGELPEPARHVAHEVIEAARPEIAGVVALPGPTGEANRLSLHGRGLALCLGAPQRDENPADEDGARPGALLAQVVTALAAGNRAVVPAGIVDAAVVAFKTALERVGAPAGLVVVVEGEAVALAAGLQGLGLVAYEGGGTQARTLRIALAERQGARLPLLSLADGVAAFATERVVSIDTTASGGNATLLTLAGS, from the coding sequence AAGACGAGGAGGCGGTGGTCAGAAGCCGTCTCGCCGCGATAAATCTCGACGAAGCGGCACGCAAGCGCGCCGGCGCCAAGGCTGCGGGGATGGTGTCGGCCCTGCGGGCCGATCCGGCGCCGCATCTGATGGAGCGCTTTCTCTCCGAATATGGTCTCTCCACCGACGAAGGCGTGGCGCTGATGTGCCTCGCCGAGGCTTATCTCCGTGTGCCGGATGCGCATACGCTCGATGCGCTCATCCGCGACAAGATCGGCGGTGCCGATTGGGGCAGCCATCGCGGGCAAAGTGAATCGCTTTTGTTGAATGCCTCGTCCTGGGGCCTGATGCTGACCGGCCGCCTTTACGGATCGGAAGGGCAGGACGAGCAGACCGAGGCGCATCTCATCCATACGATGCGTCGCATGGTGCAGCGCGTCGGCGAGCCCGTCGTGCGCGCCGCCGTTGCACAGTCGATGAAGGTGTTGGGCGCGCAATTCGTGCTTGGGCGCAACATCGAGGAGGCCCTGCGCCGCGCCGAGCCGATGCGCGCCAAAGGCTATCGCTATTCCTACGATATGCTGGGCGAGGCGGCGCGAACGCGCGAAGACGCCGAGGCCTATTTTCGCTCCTATTCGAACGCGATCAGCGCCATCGGCAAGGCCGCCAAGGCCGAGCGTGTCACGGACAATCCGTCGATCTCGGTGAAACTCTCGGCGCTCCATCCGCGCTATGAGACGGTGCAGAAGGAGCGGGTTCTGGCCGAGCTGGTACCGACGCTCGTCCAGCTGATGCGCCAGGCGAAGGCCGCCGGCATCGGTCTCACCGTCGATGCGGAAGAGGCCGACCGTCTCGATCTCTCGCTACAGGTGATGGAACGGGCGCTGTCTGAGGCCGAATTCGCCGATTGGGATGGCTTTGGTTTCGTCGTCCAGGCGTTCTCGAAAGCCTCTCTGCCGGTCCTTCATTGGATCGTGGATCTGGCGGAACGTCTCGACCGTCGCTTTGCCGTGCGCCTCGTCAAAGGGGCCTATTGGGATTACGAGATCAAACAGGCGCAGATCCTCGGTCTTGCCGCCTATCCGGTTTTCACCCGCAAGCCATCGACCGATGTCTCCTATCTCGCCGGCGCGAGCTTCCTGCTCGCGCACTGTGACCGTATTTTCCCCCAGTTCGCCACGCACAATGCCCATACCGCCTGCGCCATTCTGGAAATCGCGCCGCCCGACGCGCGCTTTGAATTCCAGCGTCTGCACGGCATGGGCGAGGCGCTGCACGAACGCCTGAGGAAAGAGACGGGCCGTCCCTGCCGCATCTATGCGCCCGTTGGCATCCACAAGGATCTGCTTGCCTATCTCGTCCGCCGGTTGCTCGAAAACGGCGCCAATTCCTCCTTCGTCCATCAGCTTCTCGATGAGGACGTGCCGGCGGAAAAGCTGGTCGAAGACCCGATCTCGCTGGTCGAGCAGGCAAAGCCGGTCGCCCATCCGCTGATCCCGCTGCCGCCCGACATCTATGAGCCGGAGCGCAGGAACTCCAAAGGCTGGAATCTCAACAATCCGCTCGATCTGGAGGCGCTGTCCGAAGCCATGAGGCCTTTCGAGGCGGCGGAATGGCGTGCAGCTCCCGTGATCGGTGGCGAGGAAAGCGGCGGCAGCGCGCGAGATGTCTTCAACCCGGCGCACCCGGCCGAAAAGGTCGGCATCGTCGTTGATGCGGATGCGGAAACGGCCAGACACGCCCTTGGCGTCGCTGCCGATGCGGTCGCGGCCTGGCAGGGGATCGGGGCGAATGCGCGCGCCGAGATTTTGGAGCGCGCCGCGACGCTTTATGAGGAGAACGCGGCCGAACTCATCGCCCTTGCCACCCGCGAAGCCGGTAAGACGCGCCTCGACGGTGTGTTGGAAGTGCGCGAAGCCGCAGATTTCCTGCGCTATTACGCAAATGAGGCGCGCCGGCTCTTCTCCGAAGGCGATGCAAAGCGGCACGGCCGCGGGGTTTTCGTCTGCATCTCGCCGTGGAATTTCCCTCTGGCGATTTTCACCGGTCAGCTTTCGGCCGCGCTTGTGGCCGGCAACGCCGTCGTCGCGAAACCCGCCGAGCAATCGCCTCTGACGGCGGCAAAGGCCGTGGCGCTTCTGCACGAGGCGGGCGTGCCGAAAGGCGTGCTCAATCTCGTGCCGGGAGAGGGCGCCGTGGTGGGAGCCGCGCTCACCTCCGATCCGAGGGTCGGGGGCGTCTGCTTCACCGGCTCGACGGATACGGCGATCTTGATCGACCGGGCTTTGGCGAAAGCGGGTCCCGTGCGGGCACCGCTCGTCGCGGAGACCGGCGGCCTCAATGCGATGATCGTCGATTCGACTGCGCTCCCGGAGCATGCGGTCCGCGATATCGTGCAATCGGCCTTCCAATCGGCCGGACAGCGCTGTTCGGCGCTTCGCGCTCTCTTCGTGCAGGAGGACGTCGCGCCGACGCTCTTGAAGATGCTGAAGGGGGCGACCGAAGAGCTCGTCATTGGCGATCCGTGGGATCCCGCGACCGATGTCGGCCCTGTGATCGATGAAGAAGCCCGGCAGACGATCGAAACCCATGTGGCAAAGCTCACAAGCGAAGGCCGGCTCCTCTTCACCCACGAGAAAATGCCGGGTGAGGGCAATTTCGTTGCGCCCGTTGCGCTTCGCCTCGATCGTTTCGACGAGCTCGAGCGCGAGATCTTCGGGCCGGTCCTGCACGTCATCACCTTCAAGGCGAAGGAGATCGACGCGGTCGTGGCGGCCATCAACGCGTCGGGCTACGGTCTGACGCTCGGCATCCATTCGCGTATCGACCAGCGTGTGGAGCGCATTTGCGACCATGCCCATGTCGGCAACATCTATGTGAACCGCAATCAGATCGGTGCGGTCGTCGGCGTGCAGCCCTTCGGTGGCGAAGGGCTATCCGGTACCGGTCCGAAGGCCGGTGGCCCGCATTATCTTGCCCGCTTCACACAGCCGGTCGAGGTGACCGCCGCTCCGCTTCAGGGCGACGATGAGCGGCCGCAGGTCGCCACCCTGGCCCCCGCCGATCTCGCGACCCTGCCGGATATGAGCGAATGGGAGGCCAACTCCGCCCGGATCATGGTCCTGGCGAGCGCCGCCGGTGAATTGCCGGAACCTGCCCGACACGTTGCGCATGAGGTGATTGAGGCGGCGCGGCCCGAGATTGCCGGCGTCGTGGCGTTGCCGGGCCCGACGGGTGAGGCCAATCGCCTGTCGCTGCATGGCCGTGGGCTGGCGCTTTGTCTGGGCGCCCCCCAGCGCGATGAAAACCCGGCAGATGAGGATGGAGCACGGCCGGGCGCGCTTCTGGCGCAGGTCGTGACGGCCCTGGCCGCTGGCAATCGCGCCGTCGTGCCGGCCGGCATCGTCGATGCCGCCGTGGTGGCCTTCAAGACGGCTCTGGAACGTGTCGGCGCCCCGGCGGGTCTCGTCGTCGTGGTGGAGGGCGAGGCCGTGGCGCTTGCTGCTGGCCTTCAAGGGCTCGGCCTCGTCGCGTATGAGGGCGGCGGGACGCAGGCGAGAACGTTGCGCATCGCCCTTGCCGAACGCCAGGGCGCGCGGCTGCCGCTTCTGTCTCTCGCGGACGGCGTGGCGGCTTTCGCCACCGAGCGCGTCGTGTCGATCGACACCACCGCTTCGGGCGGAAATGCGACGCTTCTGACGCTCGCCGGCAGTTGA
- a CDS encoding alpha-1,4-glucan--maltose-1-phosphate maltosyltransferase: MEQALKPADRLLHALADNRIAIEAVTPEIDGGRFPAKAAIGEVVVVEADIFSDGHDLIDAALLTRRKGDKTWSETPMRLYENDRWRASFVPVENTTYEYTVIAWRDLFRSWRSDVSKKKNAGQDVTSELKEGLHILKKALSESDRLDPERRARLQRVTEDIARLADPAQQFSVLMGEDLLGLMTAGGPRSNLSYYLRLLDLFVDRKRAAFSSWYELMPRSQSGDPARHGTFDDVIAQLPYVRDLGFDVLYFPPIHPIGKTNRKGRNNSLTARADDPGSPYAIGSEEGGHKAIHPELGTFEDFHRLVKAAAEHGLEIALDFAIQCSPDHPWIKEHPEWFDWRPDGTIRFAENPPKKYEDIVNVHFYRDAIPGLWHELRDTVLFWVEHGVKIFRVDNPHTKPLPFWEWMIAEVRRRHPDTIFLAEAFTRPKMMKRLAKVGFTQSYSYFTWRNNKAELTEYLTELTTEECRHYMRVNFFTNTPDINPFYLQNSGRAGFQVRLFLAATLATNYGIYSGYELCEAAAMPGKEEYLDSEKYEIRAWDWDRPGHIKDDVRRLNAWRRAHPALQQFTNLSFYNAYNDNILYYGKYTDDLSSFLLFAVNLDPLNAQGAHFEVPLWEFGLSDDAPIMAEDLVLDRRFTWQGKMQHVWLNPSERTYAAWRLISPQERLT; this comes from the coding sequence ATGGAACAGGCTCTCAAACCCGCCGATCGCCTGCTGCACGCCCTCGCCGACAACCGCATCGCCATCGAGGCGGTGACGCCCGAGATCGACGGCGGCCGCTTTCCCGCCAAAGCCGCCATCGGGGAAGTCGTGGTCGTGGAGGCAGATATCTTTTCCGATGGCCACGACCTCATCGACGCAGCGCTTCTGACGCGCCGAAAGGGTGACAAGACGTGGTCTGAAACGCCGATGCGCCTCTATGAGAACGATCGCTGGCGCGCCTCCTTCGTACCCGTCGAGAACACGACCTACGAATATACCGTGATTGCCTGGCGCGATCTCTTTCGCAGCTGGCGTTCCGACGTCTCAAAAAAGAAGAATGCCGGTCAGGATGTGACCTCCGAACTCAAGGAGGGGCTGCATATTCTGAAGAAGGCGCTGTCTGAAAGCGACCGGCTCGATCCCGAAAGGCGGGCAAGGCTGCAGCGCGTCACCGAAGATATCGCCCGCCTTGCCGATCCGGCGCAGCAGTTTTCCGTACTCATGGGCGAGGATCTTCTTGGCCTGATGACGGCCGGCGGACCGCGAAGCAACCTCTCGTATTACCTGCGGCTCCTCGATCTCTTCGTCGACCGCAAGCGCGCCGCCTTCTCAAGCTGGTACGAGTTGATGCCGCGCTCCCAGTCGGGGGATCCTGCCCGCCATGGCACCTTCGACGATGTCATCGCGCAGCTTCCGTACGTGCGCGATCTCGGCTTCGATGTGCTTTATTTCCCGCCGATCCATCCGATCGGCAAGACGAACCGCAAGGGGCGCAACAATTCGCTGACGGCGCGTGCCGACGATCCCGGCAGTCCCTATGCCATCGGCTCGGAGGAGGGCGGTCACAAGGCCATCCATCCCGAGCTCGGCACGTTTGAGGATTTCCACCGTCTGGTGAAGGCGGCGGCGGAGCACGGGCTGGAGATCGCGCTCGATTTCGCCATCCAGTGTTCGCCCGACCATCCCTGGATCAAGGAGCATCCGGAATGGTTTGATTGGCGTCCCGACGGCACCATCAGGTTTGCCGAAAACCCGCCGAAGAAATACGAGGACATCGTCAACGTCCATTTCTACCGCGATGCCATCCCGGGGCTCTGGCACGAATTACGCGATACCGTGCTGTTCTGGGTCGAGCATGGCGTCAAAATCTTCCGTGTCGACAATCCGCACACCAAGCCCCTGCCATTCTGGGAGTGGATGATCGCCGAAGTGCGCCGACGCCACCCCGACACGATCTTCCTGGCGGAAGCCTTCACGCGACCGAAGATGATGAAACGTCTCGCCAAGGTCGGGTTCACCCAATCGTATTCTTATTTCACCTGGCGCAACAACAAGGCCGAGCTGACGGAATACCTGACGGAGCTCACCACCGAGGAATGCCGCCATTACATGCGGGTGAACTTCTTCACCAATACGCCGGACATCAACCCGTTCTATCTTCAGAACAGCGGGCGCGCCGGCTTCCAGGTGCGTCTCTTCCTGGCGGCGACGCTTGCCACGAATTACGGCATCTACTCAGGCTATGAGCTTTGCGAGGCCGCGGCGATGCCTGGGAAGGAAGAGTATCTCGATTCGGAGAAATACGAGATCCGTGCCTGGGATTGGGACAGGCCTGGTCATATCAAGGACGACGTGCGCCGCCTCAATGCCTGGCGCAGGGCTCATCCGGCTCTGCAGCAATTCACCAATCTGTCGTTCTACAACGCGTACAACGACAACATTCTCTACTACGGCAAATACACCGACGATCTGTCGAGCTTCCTGCTGTTTGCCGTCAATCTCGATCCCTTGAACGCGCAGGGCGCGCATTTCGAGGTGCCGCTTTGGGAGTTTGGGCTGTCTGACGATGCGCCGATCATGGCCGAGGATCTGGTCCTCGACCGGCGCTTCACCTGGCAGGGCAAGATGCAACATGTCTGGCTCAACCCGTCCGAGCGCACCTATGCGGCCTGGCGCCTGATTTCGCCTCAAGAGCGGCTCACGTGA